A stretch of Lathyrus oleraceus cultivar Zhongwan6 chromosome 6, CAAS_Psat_ZW6_1.0, whole genome shotgun sequence DNA encodes these proteins:
- the LOC127097439 gene encoding monooxygenase 2, producing MESVIEKDIVIVGGGIAGLTTSLGLHRLGIESLVLESSDGLRVSGFALTIWENGWKALDAVGVGDILRHQHIQLHGLVTTTLITGKQTSTTSFKDDTRKHGPHEVRCVRRKLLLEAFANELPSGTIRYMSRVVAIQESGFSKILHLADGTTIKTKVLIGSDGINSIVAKWLGFNEASPIGRYATRGYVELNNTHQLEPLFMQYFGKGFRAGVIPCDHKGVYWFFTWTPTIKDHQNGLAQEPAKLKQYVLNKLENMPSYVRSFIENTELDAFHLAPLRHRHPWELIMKNISKGNVCAVGDALHPMAPDLAQGGCSTLEDGVVLARCLGEAFSKNLKEGEEEYKMIEESLKKYAKERRWRCIDLITRSYIVGSIQQSGSKLVNFFRDQILATFLADELLKKSEFDCGELK from the exons ATGGAAAGTGTAATCGAAAAAGATATTGTGATTGTGGGAGGTGGAATCGCTGGCCTCACAACCTCCTTGGGATTACACAG ATTGGGCATTGAAAGTTTGGTATTAGAAAGTTCAGATGGTTTGAGAGTGAGTGGATTTGCACTGACAATATGGGAAAATGGTTGGAAGGCTTTGGATGCTGTCGGTGTTGGAGACATCCTACGCCACCAACATATACAGCTTCACGG GCTTGTAACTACAACTTTGATTACGGGGAAACAAACATCAACAACTTCCTTCAAGGACGACACAAGAAAGCA TGGACCCCATGAGGTTCGTTGTGTTAGAAGGAAGTTATTGTTGGAAGCCTTTGCCAATGAGCTTCCAAGTGGAACCATTAGGTACATGTCAAGGGTGGTTGCTATTCAAGAATCTGGCTTCTCAAAGATACTACATCTTGCTGATGGAACAACAATCAAAACCAAG GTATTGATCGGGAGTGATGGAATAAACTCTATAGTGGCAAAGTGGCTAGGCTTCAATGAGGCTTCTCCCATAGGAAGATATGCAACCAGAGGTTATGTAGAGTTGAACAACACTCACCAGTTGGAACCATTATTCATGCAATACTTTGGCAAAGGTTTTAGAGCTGGAGTTATTCCATGTGATCACAAGGGTGTTTATTGGTTTTTCACATGGACTCCTACCATCAAAG aTCATCAAAATGGGTTAGCACAAGAGCCAGCTAAACTGAAACAATATGTGTTAAACAAGTTAGAAAATATGCCAAGTTATGTTAGATCTTTCATAGAAAACACAGAGTTAGATGCTTTTCATTTAGCTCCATTGAGACATAGACATCCTTGGGAGCTTATAATGAAAAATATTAGTAAAGGAAATGTTTGTGCTGTTGGAGATGCTTTACACCCTATGGCACCTGATCTTGCTCAAGGGGGGTGTAGTACTTTAGAGGATGGGGTGGTTTTAGCAAGGTGCTTGGGTGAGGCTTTTTCCAAGAATTTAAaggaaggagaagaagaatataaAATGATTGAGGAAAGTTTGAAGAAATATGCAAAGGAGAGAAGATGGAGATGCATTGATCTCATTACTAGATCTTATATTGTGGGTTCCATTCAACAAAGTGGTTCTAAATTGGTTAATTTCTTTAGGGATCAAATTTTGGCTACATTTCTAGCTGATGAGCTGTTGAAGAAGTCAGAGTTTGATTGTGGAGAATTAAAATAG